In one Natrarchaeobius halalkaliphilus genomic region, the following are encoded:
- a CDS encoding metal ABC transporter permease, whose product MATEQHSRIPRTAGLIATIPVAIAALYVIMYVLFPPLFERFWGATCGTVDTWLVCSSFVQHGFTAGVLIGVTAPVVGAYLVNRQMALIGEALAHMAFGGVAIGLFVGAAVPSADYPLLFALVAATIAALCMQYIAIKTDGYADIPIAIMLTGGFALGIAVISYGVTFHSTVESYLFGDILFVPFENVQLMVGLTLVVIGTITLTHKQLLFITFDREAARLARIDVRFYDTLLIVLTALVVVAAMQILGAILVAGMLVIPVAAAMQITDSFNRGLILSVAFGQIAVFVGILLSAWWNIATGAMIILVAIALYFASLLARMLS is encoded by the coding sequence ATGGCGACCGAACAGCACAGCCGGATACCCCGTACCGCCGGGCTGATCGCGACGATACCGGTCGCGATAGCCGCGCTGTACGTCATTATGTACGTGCTGTTCCCGCCGCTGTTCGAGCGGTTCTGGGGTGCAACCTGTGGGACGGTAGATACGTGGCTCGTCTGCAGTAGCTTCGTCCAGCACGGATTCACTGCAGGTGTGCTCATCGGCGTCACCGCCCCGGTCGTCGGTGCGTATCTGGTGAACCGTCAGATGGCGCTGATCGGTGAAGCGCTTGCACACATGGCCTTCGGTGGCGTTGCGATCGGTCTGTTCGTCGGTGCGGCGGTCCCGAGCGCCGATTACCCGCTTCTGTTCGCGCTGGTCGCCGCGACGATCGCTGCACTCTGTATGCAGTACATCGCCATCAAAACCGACGGCTACGCGGATATCCCCATCGCGATCATGCTTACCGGGGGGTTCGCCCTCGGAATCGCCGTGATCTCCTACGGCGTCACCTTCCATTCGACCGTCGAGAGCTATCTCTTCGGAGACATTCTGTTCGTTCCGTTCGAAAACGTCCAGCTGATGGTCGGACTCACGCTCGTGGTGATCGGGACGATCACGCTGACGCACAAACAGCTGCTGTTCATCACTTTCGACCGTGAGGCTGCGCGTCTAGCTCGAATCGACGTGCGCTTTTACGATACGCTGTTGATCGTTCTGACCGCGCTCGTCGTCGTCGCAGCGATGCAGATTCTCGGTGCGATCCTCGTGGCGGGGATGCTCGTGATTCCCGTCGCGGCCGCGATGCAGATAACGGACAGTTTCAACCGCGGCCTGATTCTGTCGGTGGCGTTCGGCCAGATCGCCGTTTTCGTCGGCATCCTCCTTTCTGCGTGGTGGAACATCGCGACCGGTGCGATGATTATCCTCGTCGCGATCGCCCTCTATTTCGCGAGCCTGCTCGCGAGAATGCTCTCGTGA
- a CDS encoding energy-coupling factor ABC transporter ATP-binding protein, translating to MIEFDSVSYAFEDVPVIDELSLSIDDGEFVALAGANGSGKTTLLRHCNGLLSPDEGAVLVDGRPVEDDLIAARSSIGMVFQHPRDQFVAATIGADVAFGPENLGLERSEIDRRVEASLEAVNMAGRETERIDALSGGEQARVAIAGALAMEPSHLILDEPFTGLDDPARRSVLSRLESLAENDTGVVLATHDLRDVIDLADRVVAMRNGRVIVDDRPDRALAGLDGAEVRVPRC from the coding sequence ATGATCGAATTCGACTCGGTTTCCTACGCCTTCGAGGACGTTCCCGTCATCGACGAACTTTCGCTCTCGATCGACGACGGTGAGTTTGTCGCACTCGCCGGAGCGAACGGCAGCGGAAAGACGACCCTGTTGCGACACTGTAACGGCTTGCTCTCGCCCGACGAAGGGGCGGTCCTCGTCGACGGACGTCCGGTCGAGGACGACCTGATCGCCGCCCGCTCGAGCATCGGCATGGTTTTTCAGCACCCTCGCGATCAGTTCGTCGCGGCGACGATCGGCGCGGACGTCGCGTTCGGGCCGGAAAACCTCGGTCTCGAGCGATCGGAGATCGATCGTCGAGTCGAGGCGTCTCTCGAGGCCGTGAACATGGCCGGCCGCGAAACCGAGCGAATCGACGCACTTTCGGGCGGCGAACAGGCTCGCGTCGCCATCGCCGGCGCGCTCGCGATGGAGCCCTCGCATCTGATTCTCGACGAACCTTTCACCGGGCTGGACGATCCCGCTCGTCGATCGGTACTCTCGCGACTCGAGTCACTCGCGGAGAACGATACCGGCGTCGTGCTCGCGACCCACGATCTCCGTGACGTCATCGACCTCGCGGATCGCGTCGTCGCCATGCGGAACGGCCGGGTCATCGTCGACGACCGACCGGATCGTGCGCTTGCCGGACTGGACGGCGCGGAGGTTCGCGTTCCTCGATGCTGA
- a CDS encoding class I SAM-dependent methyltransferase, with product MDVPFVRVARECGERARRELADADLIDDDYEIDVEDERLYVPVVDPDAVGDDLEVVFRAGNERDTQTTPADLLGFDPSYERLGRAVLLDEDDKERARTIADAVLESDLPVDTIVNKASKVKGETRIRDWDVLAGDDTEVVHREYGREFALDLATVYFSPRLATERHRVTEQVEADERAFDMFAGVGPFVIPVAGRGAECVGVDVNADAIEYLRDNARRNDVDDRVTAVCDDVRQVAAEYDGWADRIVMNLPHSADEFLDAAVTIAGDDCVIHYYDIQHEDDPFGPGERAIRAAAEPTYDVRVENRRTVRSYAPHELNVCLDVRLERVGE from the coding sequence ATGGACGTGCCGTTCGTGCGTGTGGCCCGCGAGTGTGGGGAGCGTGCGCGTCGTGAACTCGCGGACGCCGACCTGATCGACGACGACTACGAGATCGACGTCGAGGACGAACGCCTCTACGTTCCAGTCGTCGATCCCGACGCGGTTGGCGACGACCTCGAGGTCGTGTTCCGGGCTGGAAACGAACGCGACACGCAGACGACGCCCGCCGATCTGCTCGGATTCGACCCGTCCTACGAGCGGCTCGGACGGGCCGTCCTTCTCGACGAGGACGACAAGGAGAGAGCGCGGACGATCGCGGACGCCGTCCTCGAGTCGGACCTCCCGGTCGATACGATCGTGAACAAGGCGTCCAAAGTGAAAGGCGAGACGCGAATCCGGGACTGGGACGTGCTCGCAGGCGATGATACCGAGGTCGTCCACCGGGAGTACGGTCGGGAGTTCGCACTCGATCTCGCGACGGTGTACTTCTCGCCGCGACTCGCGACGGAACGCCACCGGGTCACCGAGCAAGTCGAGGCCGACGAGCGGGCGTTCGACATGTTCGCCGGGGTCGGGCCGTTCGTGATTCCCGTCGCCGGACGCGGTGCGGAGTGCGTCGGCGTCGACGTCAACGCCGACGCGATCGAGTACCTGCGCGACAACGCCAGACGAAACGACGTCGACGATCGCGTCACGGCCGTCTGTGACGACGTTCGTCAGGTCGCAGCCGAGTACGACGGATGGGCCGACCGCATCGTGATGAACCTCCCCCACAGCGCCGACGAGTTCCTCGACGCTGCCGTGACGATCGCCGGCGACGACTGCGTGATCCACTACTACGACATCCAACACGAGGACGATCCGTTCGGTCCGGGCGAGCGAGCCATCCGAGCGGCAGCCGAACCCACCTACGACGTTCGCGTCGAGAACAGGCGAACGGTCCGGTCGTACGCACCCCACGAACTCAACGTCTGTCTGGACGTTCGACTCGAGCGAGTCGGTGAGTAA
- a CDS encoding DUF7282 domain-containing protein — protein MVTSVVALPLLGGGLTGVTGTEDAVPDSNAEFGGLEAGSDSGLTAEALSMGSAGADPATPSQPQEISQDHEDALVDGVEDGIELAQSQGIDVTQEQRAAAVDGARDSVGQHQEASVEQVQEATKGAVHGSVMQAQRVDAEQIQYAVGGATGGALSQSQTVNASQMRSATWGATHGALAQAHHQRVTVDAVQVATYGAAAGAANEAGQKGIDRKPTIQEAAQGAAYGGLAQYQKITVEQRQQITLEHVQHATAGASAGALEGSTEIALEQRQLLEVEQYQRVDVKQVQKAATGAAKGALVQRQEVTIEQTQAAARGAGKGSLIQVQSVRVEQIQRISITAIQQASFGAAKGSIQQSQEATVEQIQAAADGAAQGTLVQHQTVSITQIQYAAAGSASGAIESALQYQIVEIERIQAAARGAGEGAVLQTQIVDITQVQQLARGASSGVLVQHQEATITQLQIAARSAGQETARAIQYQRISITQIQVVTQETASEVSAYAIAEETDDEDQLGQFVEVEVAQKLEEVDELEGTATVAFSDQESTGDSVTIDSVALSEDGFVAVYDGSDFGVDSGDVRGVSEHIEPGEHEGVEIDLDEPLAESGSLVAVAHHDTTDDETFQYANTDGIEDEPYVTDGGSPITDGAFVTLEGEPDEPIEDEPEATLAVSDQTGDGETLTVEEANASVEYALAVTDENGDERGETDPIDANEPVENGSVDLEPPLEAETVLDVAVVSMADGETLATETIEYTLGEPVEELSVEYVDCTELEVTGTLEEGDSLVPRTLWYDSIGPGGTVFPGVTAGDEIDAPFTGTVVMTVGEEYEIDQLDSETVVLEVPDEGSFGSFVVPWFDPADSAEEQLASPPEDLECGGEIQPDEPTITVEDVESTGSGSFDVTFGYENPNDAALTGGGFVEGTTADEPVDELSVGDGEFTVEWAPEDDAERLIWEIPMESFGYDESVRAETEPADEYEDPIELDVEFVDCSRAEVMGSFEEGETIIATTAFYESGGLGNTMGEYAIAVGDDVDAPLEGTVAFEVGDEYTITETEEGALVEIPISEFGTAITGVSSPEAVPGSIDYPNPDGAACLEDVRPELPVIDVVDATPTGEGIDVTFGYENPNDGSLAVTSEFVEGTTADEPVDDLSAGDGEFTVEWTPVDGDEQLVWEIDMSNYDYDAEEWPVASTATAGEIDPSFSEEGEPTEPETPDDPPTGESPFNGDDPFDGDDQNEDSFGESEGVASENT, from the coding sequence ATGGTGACGAGCGTCGTTGCGTTGCCGTTGCTCGGGGGAGGGCTGACCGGAGTGACGGGCACCGAAGATGCGGTACCCGACTCGAACGCGGAGTTCGGCGGGCTCGAGGCGGGATCGGATTCGGGGCTGACGGCCGAGGCGCTCTCGATGGGGTCGGCTGGAGCGGACCCGGCGACGCCGTCACAGCCCCAGGAGATCTCACAGGACCACGAGGACGCACTCGTGGACGGCGTCGAGGACGGGATCGAACTCGCTCAGTCACAGGGGATCGACGTGACGCAAGAACAGCGGGCCGCCGCGGTCGACGGCGCGCGCGACTCCGTCGGTCAGCATCAAGAGGCGAGCGTCGAGCAGGTCCAGGAGGCGACCAAAGGTGCGGTTCACGGCTCGGTGATGCAGGCCCAACGGGTCGACGCAGAGCAGATCCAGTACGCCGTCGGCGGGGCGACCGGCGGTGCGCTTTCCCAGTCACAGACGGTCAACGCGAGCCAGATGCGGAGTGCAACCTGGGGTGCAACCCACGGTGCACTCGCACAGGCACACCACCAGCGCGTGACCGTCGACGCGGTACAGGTCGCGACCTACGGCGCAGCGGCGGGTGCCGCGAACGAGGCCGGCCAGAAGGGCATCGATCGGAAACCGACGATCCAGGAAGCCGCACAGGGAGCGGCCTACGGTGGGCTGGCACAGTACCAGAAGATAACCGTCGAGCAACGCCAGCAGATCACGCTCGAGCACGTCCAGCACGCGACGGCGGGTGCCTCGGCGGGCGCGCTCGAGGGGAGTACGGAGATCGCCCTCGAACAGCGCCAGTTGCTCGAGGTCGAACAGTACCAGCGAGTCGACGTCAAGCAGGTCCAGAAGGCCGCGACGGGTGCCGCAAAGGGTGCGCTCGTCCAGCGACAGGAGGTGACGATCGAACAGACGCAGGCCGCGGCTCGCGGGGCGGGTAAGGGATCGTTGATTCAGGTCCAGTCCGTCCGCGTCGAACAGATCCAGCGGATCTCGATTACGGCGATCCAGCAGGCATCCTTCGGCGCGGCCAAAGGGTCGATCCAGCAGAGTCAGGAGGCGACCGTCGAGCAGATTCAGGCCGCGGCCGACGGGGCCGCCCAGGGGACGCTCGTCCAACACCAGACCGTGTCGATCACGCAGATCCAGTACGCAGCCGCCGGCTCCGCAAGCGGTGCGATCGAGTCGGCACTGCAGTATCAGATCGTCGAAATCGAACGGATTCAGGCCGCCGCACGCGGTGCGGGCGAAGGAGCGGTGTTACAGACGCAGATCGTCGATATCACCCAGGTCCAACAGCTCGCCCGCGGAGCCTCGAGCGGCGTCCTCGTCCAGCACCAGGAGGCGACGATCACGCAGCTCCAGATCGCGGCTCGAAGCGCTGGCCAGGAGACGGCACGAGCGATCCAGTACCAGCGGATCAGCATCACACAGATCCAGGTCGTGACCCAGGAGACCGCGTCCGAGGTCTCGGCCTACGCGATTGCCGAAGAAACCGACGACGAGGATCAACTCGGTCAGTTCGTCGAAGTCGAAGTCGCCCAGAAACTCGAGGAGGTCGACGAACTCGAGGGAACGGCGACGGTCGCGTTCAGCGATCAGGAGTCCACCGGCGACAGCGTTACAATCGATTCGGTGGCCCTCTCGGAGGACGGCTTCGTGGCGGTATACGACGGTAGCGACTTCGGTGTCGACTCCGGCGACGTTCGCGGCGTCTCCGAGCACATAGAGCCCGGTGAGCACGAAGGCGTCGAAATCGACCTCGACGAACCGCTCGCGGAGAGCGGATCGCTCGTCGCGGTCGCCCACCACGACACGACGGATGACGAGACGTTCCAGTACGCGAACACCGACGGGATCGAAGACGAACCGTACGTCACCGACGGCGGTAGTCCGATCACCGACGGGGCGTTCGTGACGCTCGAGGGCGAACCCGACGAACCGATCGAAGACGAACCCGAGGCGACGCTCGCGGTGAGCGACCAGACCGGCGACGGTGAGACGCTAACGGTCGAGGAGGCGAACGCGTCGGTCGAGTACGCGCTCGCGGTCACCGACGAGAACGGCGACGAACGCGGCGAGACCGATCCGATCGATGCGAACGAGCCGGTCGAAAACGGGAGCGTCGATCTCGAGCCGCCTCTCGAGGCCGAAACCGTCCTCGACGTCGCGGTGGTCTCGATGGCCGACGGCGAGACGCTCGCGACCGAGACCATCGAGTACACGCTCGGGGAGCCCGTCGAGGAGCTCTCGGTCGAGTACGTCGACTGTACGGAACTCGAGGTGACGGGGACACTCGAGGAAGGAGACTCGCTCGTTCCGCGGACGCTCTGGTACGACTCGATCGGTCCGGGCGGCACCGTCTTCCCCGGCGTCACGGCCGGCGACGAGATCGACGCGCCGTTCACCGGAACCGTCGTGATGACCGTCGGTGAGGAGTACGAGATCGATCAGCTCGATTCGGAGACCGTCGTCCTCGAGGTTCCCGACGAGGGCTCGTTCGGTTCGTTCGTCGTCCCGTGGTTCGACCCCGCCGACAGCGCGGAAGAACAGCTCGCGTCGCCACCCGAGGACCTCGAGTGCGGTGGGGAGATCCAGCCCGACGAGCCGACGATCACCGTCGAGGACGTCGAGAGCACCGGTTCGGGAAGCTTCGACGTGACGTTCGGCTACGAGAACCCGAACGACGCGGCACTCACCGGAGGCGGGTTCGTCGAGGGAACGACGGCCGACGAACCGGTCGATGAGCTATCGGTCGGTGACGGCGAGTTCACCGTCGAGTGGGCGCCCGAAGACGACGCCGAGCGATTGATATGGGAGATTCCCATGGAGAGCTTCGGCTACGACGAATCGGTTCGGGCGGAGACGGAGCCGGCGGACGAGTACGAGGATCCGATCGAACTGGACGTCGAGTTCGTCGATTGCTCGCGCGCCGAGGTGATGGGGTCGTTCGAAGAGGGCGAGACGATCATCGCGACCACGGCGTTCTACGAGTCCGGCGGTCTGGGGAACACGATGGGTGAGTACGCGATCGCCGTCGGTGACGACGTGGACGCGCCGCTCGAGGGAACCGTCGCTTTCGAGGTGGGCGACGAGTATACGATCACCGAAACGGAAGAGGGCGCGCTCGTCGAAATTCCCATTAGTGAGTTCGGAACGGCTATAACGGGAGTTAGCTCGCCGGAGGCGGTTCCCGGATCGATAGACTATCCGAACCCCGACGGCGCGGCGTGTCTGGAAGACGTCCGGCCCGAGCTCCCCGTAATCGACGTCGTGGACGCTACACCGACCGGAGAGGGAATCGACGTGACGTTCGGCTACGAGAATCCCAACGACGGCTCACTGGCCGTCACCAGCGAGTTCGTCGAGGGAACGACGGCCGACGAGCCAGTCGACGACCTATCGGCCGGTGACGGCGAGTTCACCGTCGAGTGGACGCCGGTGGACGGGGACGAACAGCTCGTCTGGGAGATCGATATGAGCAACTACGATTACGACGCCGAGGAGTGGCCGGTCGCATCGACCGCGACCGCCGGCGAAATCGATCCGTCGTTCAGCGAGGAGGGGGAGCCGACTGAGCCCGAGACGCCGGACGATCCCCCAACCGGAGAGAGTCCGTTCAACGGAGATGACCCGTTCGATGGAGACGATCAAAACGAGGACTCGTTCGGAGAGTCCGAGGGCGTCGCTAGCGAGAACACTTGA
- a CDS encoding Rieske (2Fe-2S) protein, with translation MGVRMRLTTVETIHEEGSWLCTVRDQHGTDEEVLLVPCGDGVEAWINRCTHESQRLDTGTGAAMRDGQIICPKHGSMFDSCTGYCDNGEAAETTLPSIDVIVEDGTVYLTDDDVTYLRDGGIEGGDADGDDDPSSTSHLSL, from the coding sequence ATGGGCGTTCGGATGCGATTGACGACCGTCGAGACGATCCACGAGGAGGGCTCGTGGTTGTGTACAGTCCGCGACCAGCACGGCACGGACGAAGAGGTACTTCTGGTTCCGTGTGGAGACGGGGTCGAAGCGTGGATCAACCGCTGTACGCACGAGTCACAGCGCCTCGATACGGGAACGGGTGCGGCGATGCGCGATGGTCAGATCATCTGCCCGAAACACGGTTCGATGTTCGACTCGTGTACCGGCTACTGCGACAACGGCGAAGCGGCCGAGACGACGCTGCCGTCGATCGACGTGATCGTCGAGGACGGCACCGTTTATCTGACCGACGACGACGTCACCTACCTTCGCGACGGGGGGATCGAAGGCGGGGACGCGGATGGTGATGACGACCCGTCTTCGACGTCGCACCTCTCTTTGTGA
- a CDS encoding biotin transporter BioY, giving the protein MATQRNSVDLVPDDVVRSFARAALLAALLGAAAPVTIPIPLSPAPITLQILFVFLAGLILGPLWGTVSILLYLAAGAIGLPIFAGMAGGPGVLVGQTAGYLWAYPVAAALIGLLVHRGTSLRDPADESVVVLVGALVAATILVYGMGTAYMAWLLDLEAWEAITLGALPFVPGELLKMAAAIAIVKSGRIEPIRS; this is encoded by the coding sequence ATGGCAACTCAACGCAACTCCGTCGACCTCGTTCCCGACGACGTCGTCCGATCGTTTGCTCGAGCGGCCCTGCTCGCCGCGCTGTTGGGTGCGGCCGCACCCGTGACGATACCGATCCCGCTGTCGCCGGCACCGATCACGCTGCAGATACTGTTCGTTTTCCTTGCGGGTCTCATCCTCGGTCCGCTGTGGGGTACCGTTTCGATCCTGCTCTATCTCGCAGCCGGTGCGATCGGACTCCCGATCTTTGCGGGTATGGCCGGCGGCCCCGGCGTTCTGGTCGGCCAGACGGCGGGCTATCTCTGGGCGTATCCGGTCGCTGCCGCGCTGATCGGCCTCCTCGTTCACCGCGGAACGTCGCTTCGCGACCCCGCCGACGAATCGGTAGTGGTCCTCGTCGGCGCGCTCGTCGCGGCGACGATCCTCGTCTACGGGATGGGAACGGCCTACATGGCCTGGCTTCTCGACCTCGAGGCGTGGGAGGCCATCACTCTCGGCGCGCTCCCGTTCGTTCCCGGCGAACTCCTCAAGATGGCCGCCGCCATCGCGATCGTCAAAAGCGGTCGGATCGAGCCGATCCGATCGTAA
- the dph5 gene encoding diphthine synthase, with protein MLTFIGLGLYDERSITIEGRDALRNADRVYAEFYTSELIGTTVAELESYHGVEITVRDRAGVEQRPDDILRAAGSENVVFLTAGDTMISTTHVDLRLRAHDRGIETRIIHGITAQTATSALTGLQNYRFGKATTLPFPYAHGADGLPASVTETIEDNRRDGLHTVVYLDIKVEREEYMTADVGADLLAEAYPDLVGVVVARAGSPDPLVDGGRMSDLATREFGDPLHLLVVPGECHLLEADALVELGGVDREHLDVV; from the coding sequence ATGCTCACCTTCATCGGGCTCGGCCTCTACGACGAGCGGTCGATCACCATCGAGGGACGCGACGCCCTCCGGAACGCCGACCGCGTTTACGCCGAGTTCTACACCAGCGAGTTGATCGGGACCACCGTCGCGGAGCTCGAGTCCTACCACGGCGTCGAGATCACCGTGCGCGACCGCGCCGGCGTCGAACAACGTCCCGACGACATCCTTCGGGCCGCGGGTTCCGAGAACGTCGTCTTCCTGACTGCCGGCGATACGATGATCTCGACGACCCACGTCGACCTCCGCCTCCGTGCGCACGACCGCGGGATCGAAACTCGAATCATCCACGGCATCACGGCACAGACCGCGACCAGCGCGCTCACCGGTCTGCAGAACTACCGCTTCGGGAAAGCCACGACGCTCCCGTTCCCCTACGCTCACGGAGCGGACGGGCTCCCGGCGAGCGTGACTGAAACGATCGAGGACAACCGTCGCGACGGCCTGCACACCGTCGTCTACCTCGACATCAAAGTCGAACGCGAGGAATATATGACCGCTGACGTCGGTGCCGACCTCCTCGCGGAGGCGTATCCCGACCTCGTCGGCGTCGTCGTCGCCCGCGCGGGGAGTCCCGATCCGCTCGTCGACGGCGGGAGGATGTCCGATCTTGCAACCCGTGAGTTCGGAGACCCGCTCCACCTGCTCGTCGTCCCGGGCGAGTGTCACCTCCTCGAGGCCGACGCTCTGGTCGAACTCGGCGGCGTCGACCGTGAGCACCTCGACGTCGTCTAA
- a CDS encoding metal ABC transporter substrate-binding protein: MNRNVGSSRIEITRRNALVGASSLAIGLAGCLGADPDEDDTTAGTDDETDSEGDIDESEFTVATGFLAVWDLTRQVVGDRMTVVDLVPIGEHGHDFDPGPSVVSDIEDADVFIYLREFASWQDSTAAELEGTDGVHVVEASDGIEFFDSPAEDDDEHFWMDPVTCQEAVDTIANALGEIDPDNAAEYEANAASFNEELEELHEEFVDIVDRAQKTQLVVGTHDSFQWWHDRYGLDIYSPIGTSPDNEATPRDVEEIERTMEEHDLEYVLYDVGEPDDLAESIAAETDADVLPISPVETQLPEYDEQDWGYLEHYREINFPTLERALNVTDQE; this comes from the coding sequence ATGAATAGAAACGTAGGATCGAGTCGAATTGAAATCACGCGTCGAAACGCCCTCGTCGGTGCGAGTAGCCTCGCTATCGGATTGGCGGGCTGTCTCGGCGCTGACCCGGACGAAGACGACACGACAGCGGGAACCGACGACGAGACGGATTCGGAAGGCGACATCGATGAGTCCGAGTTCACCGTTGCGACGGGATTCCTCGCGGTGTGGGATCTCACCCGACAGGTCGTTGGAGATCGGATGACCGTCGTCGATCTGGTTCCGATCGGTGAACACGGTCACGATTTCGATCCTGGTCCGAGCGTGGTGTCGGATATCGAGGACGCCGACGTGTTCATCTATCTCCGGGAGTTCGCGAGCTGGCAGGACAGCACGGCGGCGGAACTCGAGGGGACGGACGGCGTCCACGTCGTCGAGGCCTCGGACGGTATCGAGTTCTTCGATAGCCCGGCCGAAGACGACGACGAACACTTCTGGATGGATCCCGTGACGTGTCAGGAAGCGGTCGACACCATCGCGAACGCGCTCGGGGAGATCGACCCCGACAACGCCGCCGAGTACGAGGCCAACGCGGCGTCGTTCAACGAGGAACTCGAGGAGCTTCACGAAGAGTTCGTCGACATCGTCGATCGCGCACAAAAGACTCAACTCGTCGTCGGGACGCACGATTCGTTCCAGTGGTGGCACGATCGCTACGGGCTCGATATCTACTCACCGATCGGGACCTCGCCCGACAACGAGGCCACCCCCAGGGACGTCGAAGAAATCGAGCGCACAATGGAGGAGCACGACCTCGAGTACGTCCTCTACGACGTGGGCGAACCCGACGATCTGGCGGAATCGATCGCGGCCGAAACCGATGCCGACGTGTTGCCGATCTCACCCGTCGAAACGCAGCTCCCGGAGTACGACGAGCAGGACTGGGGGTATCTCGAGCACTATCGGGAGATCAACTTCCCGACGCTCGAGCGGGCCCTCAATGTCACAGACCAGGAGTGA
- a CDS encoding energy-coupling factor transporter transmembrane component T family protein: MLTYKPDQTIAHRLDPRSKLAVQLGFAATALAHTSHRALLALSLVCAFVLFVARVPLFETLYAYRFALVVLATAPLIAAVTLGPPWFDASDGLASARASYRVLLILLVSTAYVRSTPVRHSRAAIQRTVPGKPGQVLGIGVALVFRFLPVLQGDLRTIRDAMAARLGTERNALERLTTIGLLGLTRMFERADRLSLALRARCFAWNPTLPMLSFSRLDVPVVIGAVALALTAFL, from the coding sequence ATGCTGACGTACAAACCGGACCAGACGATCGCCCATCGACTCGATCCCCGCTCGAAGCTCGCCGTCCAGCTCGGCTTCGCAGCCACCGCACTCGCACACACCAGCCACCGAGCACTGCTCGCGCTCTCGCTCGTCTGTGCGTTCGTGCTGTTCGTCGCCCGGGTGCCGCTTTTCGAGACGCTCTATGCCTACCGATTCGCGCTGGTCGTTCTCGCGACCGCACCGCTGATTGCCGCGGTGACGCTCGGGCCGCCCTGGTTCGACGCCTCCGATGGCCTCGCGTCCGCGCGAGCGAGCTACCGCGTTCTCCTCATCTTGCTCGTCAGCACGGCCTACGTTCGGTCGACCCCGGTCCGTCACTCTCGCGCCGCGATCCAGCGGACCGTTCCCGGCAAGCCCGGCCAGGTTCTCGGAATCGGTGTCGCGCTCGTCTTTCGATTCCTCCCGGTGCTTCAGGGCGACCTTCGTACGATCCGCGACGCCATGGCCGCCCGTCTGGGAACCGAACGGAACGCGCTCGAGCGCCTCACGACGATCGGATTGCTGGGTCTCACGCGGATGTTCGAGCGGGCCGATCGACTCTCGCTCGCGTTACGGGCTCGCTGTTTCGCGTGGAACCCGACGCTTCCCATGCTGTCGTTTTCACGGCTCGACGTTCCGGTGGTGATCGGAGCCGTTGCACTCGCACTGACGGCGTTCCTCTGA
- a CDS encoding metal ABC transporter ATP-binding protein has translation MNHAITVENVSFSYGDRPVLKDVSLSVETGEFLGLIGPNGSGKTTLVKIMLGLQTPDTGTVELFGTPASTFTEGTRLGYVSQQSSEADSMMPVTVREVVEMGRYPHAGLGRLSDDDDAIIGDALEQVDLTDLANRRISKLSGGQKQRAYIARALASEADLLALDEPTVGVDAESVETFYELLEELNASGITIVLIEHDIGIVTDHADTMACLDCELYEHSETEQFLESDALERAYSSARVASAANVSAGD, from the coding sequence ATGAATCACGCAATCACCGTCGAAAACGTCAGTTTCTCCTACGGCGATCGACCGGTCCTGAAAGACGTCTCCCTCTCCGTCGAAACGGGTGAGTTCCTGGGACTGATCGGACCGAACGGGTCGGGGAAAACGACGCTGGTGAAGATCATGCTCGGGTTACAAACGCCCGACACCGGAACGGTCGAACTCTTCGGGACTCCCGCCTCGACGTTCACCGAAGGAACTCGCCTCGGGTACGTCTCACAGCAGTCTTCGGAAGCCGACTCGATGATGCCGGTCACCGTCCGCGAAGTCGTCGAGATGGGGCGCTATCCACACGCCGGGCTGGGGCGACTGAGCGACGACGACGACGCCATCATCGGCGACGCACTCGAGCAGGTCGACCTGACGGATCTCGCGAACAGGCGCATTAGCAAACTCTCCGGAGGACAGAAACAGCGCGCGTACATCGCTCGCGCGCTCGCCTCGGAGGCCGATCTACTCGCACTGGACGAACCGACCGTCGGCGTCGATGCCGAGTCGGTCGAGACGTTCTACGAGCTTCTCGAGGAACTCAACGCGAGTGGTATCACCATCGTCCTCATCGAACACGATATCGGAATCGTTACCGACCACGCGGACACGATGGCCTGCCTCGACTGTGAGCTCTACGAACACTCCGAGACGGAACAGTTCCTCGAGAGCGACGCGCTCGAGCGGGCCTACAGTTCGGCGCGCGTCGCAAGCGCTGCGAACGTTTCCGCGGGTGACTGA